A window of the Agromyces mariniharenae genome harbors these coding sequences:
- a CDS encoding FMN-binding negative transcriptional regulator, whose product MRQNPSFTLASEEGVKRLIREHPWMTIVSATDAAGLVASHYPVLLDETANGIVLLTHVGRPDEVVHELGRHEVMVIVQGPHGYISPGWYDANPAVPTWNFVTAHLYGTPELLDADENLRVLEALVDHFEDPMPEPRRMRGTPENSAYADRIAAGTVGLRIPITRFVAKNKMSQNRPDETVDRIIGELEGDGPYASPALAAEMRRTHEALRAARA is encoded by the coding sequence ATGCGACAGAACCCGAGCTTCACGCTGGCGAGCGAGGAGGGCGTGAAGCGGCTGATCCGCGAGCACCCCTGGATGACGATCGTGAGCGCCACGGATGCCGCAGGCCTCGTCGCGAGCCACTACCCGGTGCTGCTCGACGAGACCGCAAACGGCATCGTCCTCCTCACCCACGTCGGCCGCCCCGACGAGGTCGTGCACGAGCTCGGCCGGCACGAGGTCATGGTCATCGTGCAGGGCCCGCACGGCTACATCTCGCCCGGCTGGTACGACGCGAACCCGGCCGTGCCGACGTGGAACTTCGTGACCGCGCACCTCTACGGCACGCCCGAGCTGCTCGACGCCGACGAGAACCTCCGCGTGCTCGAGGCGCTCGTCGACCACTTCGAGGACCCGATGCCCGAGCCGCGCCGCATGCGCGGGACGCCCGAGAACTCGGCGTACGCCGACCGCATCGCCGCCGGCACCGTGGGCCTGCGCATCCCGATCACGCGGTTCGTCGCGAAGAACAAGATGAGCCAGAACCGCCCCGACGAGACCGTCGACCGCATCATCGGCGAGCTCGAGGGCGACGGGCCGTACGCGAGCCCCGCGCTCGCCGCCGAGATGCGCCGCACGCACGAGGCGCTGCGGGCGGCTCGCGCGTGA
- a CDS encoding amidohydrolase: MSGLLLAGARLPGAPEVVDVLVADGVVEEVVPSGASTAGSGTERVDVDGRWIVPGLHDRHVHLSQWAMVSRRLDLAGAASAAETAALVRAAVDAGEPEVIGFGYRDGLWPDAASRALLDAVSGEVPVVLVAADLHACWINSAAARRHGVDAPDDGILREDACFRLVRELDDVADDVLDGWVADAAGRAAARGVVGVVDYEMRWNRDDWARRAAADDWPLRVAFGVYPQHLDRAIAEGLRTGEVVEGTGGLVTVGGAKAITDGSLNTRTAWCFDPYPGLDGHEHPYGIATIAYDELVPLMRRAHEGGLTPAIHAIGDRANARVLDAFEEVGCRGSVEHAQLLRHEDVARFARLGVVASVQPEHAMDDRDVADRYWAGRTDRAFMLADLQAAGVELALGSDAPVAPLDPWVAIAAAVGRTRGGREPWHPEQAIDVRAALAASTGGAGPEVHVGLRADLAVLERDPYAASVEELRTMPVAATLVGGRFTHDTR; this comes from the coding sequence GTGAGCGGGCTGCTCCTCGCCGGTGCTCGACTGCCCGGTGCCCCCGAGGTCGTCGACGTGCTCGTGGCCGACGGCGTCGTCGAGGAGGTCGTGCCGTCGGGCGCGTCGACGGCCGGGTCCGGCACCGAGCGCGTCGACGTCGACGGCCGCTGGATCGTCCCAGGCCTGCACGACCGGCACGTGCACCTCTCGCAGTGGGCCATGGTCTCGCGGCGGCTCGACCTCGCCGGCGCGGCATCCGCGGCTGAGACCGCCGCGCTCGTGCGTGCCGCGGTCGACGCGGGCGAGCCCGAGGTGATCGGGTTCGGCTACCGTGACGGGCTCTGGCCGGATGCCGCGAGCCGGGCGCTGCTCGACGCGGTCTCGGGCGAGGTCCCGGTCGTGCTCGTCGCCGCCGACCTGCACGCCTGCTGGATCAACTCGGCGGCCGCCCGCCGGCACGGCGTGGACGCACCCGACGACGGCATCCTCCGCGAGGACGCCTGCTTCCGCCTCGTGCGCGAGCTCGACGACGTCGCCGACGACGTGCTCGACGGGTGGGTCGCCGACGCTGCCGGTCGTGCCGCCGCGCGCGGCGTCGTCGGCGTCGTCGACTACGAGATGCGCTGGAACCGCGACGACTGGGCCCGCCGCGCAGCCGCGGACGACTGGCCGCTGCGTGTCGCGTTCGGCGTGTACCCGCAGCACCTCGACCGCGCCATCGCCGAGGGGCTGCGCACGGGCGAGGTCGTCGAGGGGACCGGCGGGCTCGTGACGGTCGGCGGCGCGAAGGCGATCACCGACGGTTCGCTCAACACCCGCACCGCGTGGTGCTTCGACCCGTATCCGGGACTCGACGGCCACGAGCATCCCTACGGGATCGCGACGATCGCGTACGACGAGCTGGTGCCCCTGATGCGGCGCGCGCACGAGGGCGGCCTGACGCCCGCCATCCACGCGATCGGCGACCGCGCCAACGCCCGCGTGCTCGACGCGTTCGAGGAGGTCGGCTGCCGCGGCTCCGTGGAGCACGCCCAGCTGCTGCGCCACGAGGACGTCGCCCGGTTCGCCCGGCTCGGCGTCGTCGCGAGCGTGCAGCCCGAGCACGCCATGGACGACCGAGACGTCGCCGACCGGTATTGGGCCGGACGCACCGACCGGGCGTTCATGCTCGCCGACCTCCAGGCCGCCGGCGTCGAGCTCGCCCTCGGCTCCGATGCGCCCGTGGCGCCGCTCGACCCTTGGGTGGCGATCGCCGCGGCCGTGGGCCGCACCCGAGGCGGACGGGAGCCCTGGCATCCCGAGCAGGCGATCGACGTGCGCGCCGCGCTCGCCGCGTCGACGGGCGGCGCCGGCCCCGAGGTGCACGTCGGCCTGCGCGCCGACCTCGCGGTGCTCGAGCGCGACCCGTACGCGGCATCCGTGGAGGAGCTGCGCACCATGCCCGTCGCCGCGACCCTCGTCGGCGGCCGTTTCACCCACGACACCCGGTGA
- a CDS encoding multicopper oxidase family protein: MPASRIAATAIRRPKAALTALAAVASGALVAVAFAGCGIAGPGPVDTVGKVDFDRPLAIPPLAESTVDADGTRVFSLEAQGGTTEFEPGVASDTWGFNGSYLGPTLVADRGERVRVDVANSLDEPTTVHWHGMHLPAEMDGGPHQMVEPDATWSPTWDIDQQAATLWYHPHPHGETEEHVARGLAGMFLLHDPDERALGLPSDYGVDDVPVIVQDTGFSAEGRREPPVRGYAGGLGDELLVNGTRTPYLDATSELVRLRVLNASTARTYGFTWSDDRPIELIATDGGLLEASVSLDRIVLSPGERAEVLVRLTPGERVVLRSEMTAEAAGMVGPVAAMNGNTDAFDVLEVRAADELAAADPVPERLTTIEPYNEADVATTRTFRLDDSFEINGHAMDMARIDETVTVDTLERWIVTNDTEVPHSFHVHDVQFRIASIDGAAPPPELAGWKDTIHAEPQREYELLMRFEDYTDPDTPYMYHCHLLWHEDQGMMGQFAVVEPGQSATMTGGTDHEH; encoded by the coding sequence ATGCCAGCATCACGCATCGCCGCCACCGCGATCCGCCGTCCGAAGGCCGCGCTCACCGCGCTCGCCGCCGTCGCGTCGGGCGCCCTCGTCGCCGTCGCCTTCGCCGGCTGCGGCATCGCCGGTCCAGGGCCCGTCGACACGGTCGGGAAGGTCGACTTCGACCGGCCGCTCGCGATCCCGCCACTCGCCGAGTCGACGGTCGACGCCGACGGCACGCGTGTGTTCTCGCTCGAGGCGCAGGGCGGCACGACGGAGTTCGAACCGGGCGTGGCGAGCGACACCTGGGGATTCAACGGCTCCTACCTCGGACCGACCCTCGTGGCCGACCGCGGCGAGCGCGTGCGGGTCGACGTCGCCAACTCGCTCGACGAGCCCACCACCGTGCACTGGCACGGCATGCACCTGCCCGCCGAGATGGACGGCGGCCCGCACCAGATGGTCGAGCCGGATGCCACGTGGTCGCCGACCTGGGACATCGACCAGCAGGCCGCGACGCTCTGGTACCACCCCCACCCGCACGGCGAGACCGAGGAGCACGTCGCCCGGGGCCTCGCGGGCATGTTCCTGCTGCACGACCCCGACGAGCGGGCGCTGGGCCTGCCGTCGGACTACGGCGTCGACGACGTCCCCGTCATCGTGCAGGACACCGGCTTCTCGGCCGAGGGACGGCGGGAGCCGCCGGTGCGCGGCTACGCGGGCGGGCTCGGCGACGAGCTCCTCGTCAACGGCACGCGCACGCCGTACCTGGACGCGACGAGCGAGCTCGTCCGGCTCCGAGTGCTCAACGCATCGACCGCCCGCACGTACGGGTTCACGTGGTCGGACGACCGGCCCATCGAGCTGATCGCGACCGACGGCGGCCTGCTTGAGGCATCCGTATCGCTCGACCGCATCGTGCTGTCGCCGGGGGAGCGAGCGGAGGTGCTCGTGCGACTCACGCCGGGCGAACGCGTCGTGCTGCGCTCCGAGATGACCGCCGAGGCCGCCGGCATGGTCGGACCCGTCGCCGCCATGAACGGCAACACCGACGCGTTCGACGTGCTCGAGGTGCGCGCCGCCGACGAGCTCGCCGCCGCGGACCCGGTGCCCGAGCGCCTCACCACCATCGAGCCCTACAACGAGGCCGACGTCGCGACGACGCGCACGTTCCGCCTCGACGACAGCTTCGAGATCAACGGCCACGCCATGGACATGGCCCGCATCGACGAGACCGTGACGGTCGACACGCTCGAGCGCTGGATCGTCACGAACGACACCGAGGTGCCGCACAGCTTCCACGTGCACGACGTGCAGTTCCGCATCGCGTCCATCGACGGCGCCGCGCCGCCGCCCGAGCTCGCGGGCTGGAAGGACACCATCCACGCCGAGCCGCAGCGGGAGTACGAGCTCCTCATGCGCTTCGAGGACTACACCGACCCCGACACCCCGTACATGTACCACTGCCACCTGCTGTGGCACGAGGACCAGGGCATGATGGGCCAGTTCGCCGTCGTCGAACCCGGCCAGTCTGCCACGATGACAGGAGGAACCGACCATGAGCACTGA
- a CDS encoding sensor histidine kinase: protein MSTDTVPTDRPGNGAADPATAILHPATTAEGASTAPMSTTTTSTTDAAPRRRGYGSLWAAVPREFGFLILTMPIAIIGLVIISTVFFTGLGLVAIVVGIFLMVASFYIARGFGTLELVRLRWAGRPEIRRPVWERVDSAQGFWRAVFGPFIDGHYWLYLLHSLVVNPIVSIVSWSLTVAWTATALAGVTGWIWQPFIPNDERTFWLNQWLLERFLPDAAPIDPVFGERVLEVLIGVIFLLTLPLVFRGLTLMHDAIARGMLGAWRSEALEREVAELAASRGAAVQAEDASLRRLERDIHDGPQQRLVRLQMDLATIERRLEHDPDSAKALVGEARDQAREALDELRALSRGFAPPLLQDRGLASALESLAARSPVPVEFENRLATDASLPAAIERNAYFIAAELLTNAAKHAGASAIRLRVASRDTGASGHWLDLWVTDNGHGGASPRPGHGLAGLEERVHGLRGLIVVDSPAGGPTVIGAHVPYVPVAASAT, encoded by the coding sequence ATGAGCACTGACACCGTGCCCACCGACCGACCCGGGAACGGAGCCGCGGACCCCGCGACCGCGATCCTCCACCCGGCCACCACCGCCGAGGGGGCGAGCACCGCACCGATGTCGACGACCACGACGAGCACCACGGATGCCGCGCCGCGCCGCCGGGGCTACGGCTCCCTCTGGGCGGCCGTGCCCCGCGAGTTCGGCTTCCTCATCCTCACGATGCCCATCGCGATCATCGGGCTCGTCATCATCTCGACCGTGTTCTTCACGGGCCTCGGCCTCGTCGCGATCGTCGTCGGCATCTTCCTCATGGTCGCGTCGTTCTACATCGCGCGCGGCTTCGGCACGCTCGAGCTCGTCCGCCTGCGCTGGGCCGGGCGGCCCGAGATCCGCCGCCCGGTCTGGGAGCGGGTCGACAGTGCCCAGGGCTTCTGGCGCGCGGTCTTCGGGCCGTTCATCGACGGCCACTACTGGCTGTACCTGCTGCACTCGCTCGTCGTGAACCCCATCGTGAGCATCGTCTCGTGGAGCCTCACCGTGGCCTGGACCGCGACGGCGCTCGCCGGGGTGACCGGCTGGATCTGGCAGCCGTTCATCCCAAACGACGAGCGCACGTTCTGGCTCAACCAGTGGCTGCTCGAGCGGTTCCTCCCCGACGCGGCCCCCATCGATCCCGTCTTCGGCGAGCGCGTGCTCGAGGTCCTCATCGGCGTGATCTTCCTTCTCACGCTGCCGCTCGTGTTCCGCGGACTCACGCTCATGCACGACGCGATCGCGCGGGGCATGCTCGGCGCGTGGCGCTCCGAGGCCCTCGAGCGCGAGGTCGCCGAACTCGCCGCGTCGCGTGGCGCGGCCGTGCAGGCCGAGGACGCCTCGCTCCGCCGCCTCGAGCGCGACATCCACGACGGCCCGCAGCAGCGGCTCGTGCGCCTGCAGATGGACCTCGCGACCATCGAGCGCCGCCTGGAGCACGATCCCGACTCGGCGAAGGCCCTCGTGGGCGAGGCCCGCGACCAGGCCCGCGAGGCGCTCGACGAACTGCGCGCGCTCTCGCGCGGGTTCGCCCCGCCGCTCCTGCAGGACCGCGGCCTCGCGAGCGCCCTCGAGTCGCTCGCCGCGCGCAGCCCGGTACCGGTCGAGTTCGAGAACCGGCTGGCGACGGATGCCTCGCTGCCGGCGGCCATCGAGCGGAACGCGTACTTCATCGCGGCCGAGCTGCTCACCAACGCGGCCAAGCACGCCGGTGCGAGCGCGATCCGGTTGCGGGTGGCCAGCCGTGACACGGGAGCCTCGGGTCACTGGCTCGACCTCTGGGTCACCGACAACGGGCACGGCGGCGCCTCGCCACGTCCTGGCCACGGCCTCGCCGGGCTCGAGGAGCGCGTGCACGGCCTCCGCGGCCTGATCGTGGTCGACAGCCCGGCTGGCGGGCCCACGGTGATCGGCGCGCACGTGCCGTACGTGCCCGTCGCGGCATCCGCGACCTGA
- a CDS encoding response regulator produces MTDAARRPLRIVLAEDSVLLREGLVRLFDEAGFETVGAYGDADALLAALDGDTPDLAVLDVRMPPTFRDEGVRAAIELRRRRPEVGILLLSQYVEGTYAHELLSSGEGGMGYLLKDRVASLEELEDAVERVSAGGTVLDPQVVRELLARRGDPLASLTPREREVLELMAEGRTNAGIAKQLFIGVGAVEKNVTSIFQKLGLEDSGTDHRRVLAVLAWLQR; encoded by the coding sequence ATGACGGATGCCGCCCGCCGACCCCTGCGCATCGTGCTCGCCGAGGACTCGGTGCTCCTGCGCGAGGGGCTCGTCCGCCTGTTCGACGAGGCGGGCTTCGAGACGGTCGGGGCGTACGGCGACGCGGATGCGCTGCTCGCCGCACTCGACGGCGACACGCCCGACCTCGCGGTGCTCGACGTGCGCATGCCGCCGACGTTCCGTGACGAGGGCGTGCGCGCGGCGATCGAGCTGCGCCGACGTCGGCCCGAGGTCGGCATCCTCCTGCTCAGCCAGTACGTCGAGGGCACCTACGCCCACGAGTTGCTCTCCTCTGGGGAGGGCGGCATGGGCTACCTGCTGAAGGATCGGGTGGCCTCGCTCGAGGAGCTCGAGGACGCCGTGGAGCGCGTGAGCGCCGGCGGCACCGTGCTCGACCCGCAGGTCGTGCGCGAGCTCCTGGCCCGCCGCGGCGACCCGCTCGCGTCGCTCACGCCGCGCGAGCGCGAGGTGCTCGAGCTCATGGCCGAGGGGCGCACGAACGCCGGCATCGCGAAGCAGCTCTTCATCGGCGTCGGCGCGGTGGAGAAGAACGTGACGTCGATCTTCCAGAAGCTCGGCCTCGAGGACTCCGGCACCGACCACCGTCGTGTGCTCGCCGTGCTCGCCTGGCTGCAGCGCTGA
- a CDS encoding Dps family protein — MTDTKTAPKTTKTGANADVAAGVAQYLTPVVHELVALVVNGKQAHWHVRGVNFIAVHELLDDVVAHAQEWADTAAERVVALGLPIDGRLATVAAKSGAANPKLGFQPYEEAIADVVAQIDLATEKVNDAIEGLAELDPASQDVVIEIRRGLDKDRWFLFSHIAVE; from the coding sequence ATGACCGACACGAAGACCGCTCCGAAGACCACCAAGACCGGCGCCAACGCCGACGTCGCCGCCGGCGTCGCCCAGTACCTCACCCCGGTCGTGCACGAGCTCGTCGCGCTCGTCGTCAACGGCAAGCAGGCGCACTGGCACGTGCGCGGCGTCAACTTCATCGCCGTGCACGAGCTGCTCGACGACGTCGTGGCGCACGCCCAGGAGTGGGCCGACACCGCGGCGGAGCGCGTCGTGGCCCTCGGCCTCCCGATCGACGGCCGGCTCGCGACCGTCGCCGCGAAGAGCGGCGCCGCGAACCCGAAGCTCGGCTTCCAGCCCTACGAGGAGGCGATCGCCGACGTGGTCGCGCAGATCGACCTCGCGACCGAGAAGGTGAACGACGCGATCGAGGGCCTCGCCGAGCTCGACCCGGCCAGCCAGGACGTCGTGATCGAGATCCGCCGCGGCCTCGACAAGGACCGCTGGTTCCTCTTCTCGCACATCGCCGTCGAGTAG
- a CDS encoding alpha/beta fold hydrolase, producing the protein MHPKKPQSSLAERWTTVDGIDVFYRESQNPPDAPVMMHVHGFGLSGRYLLPTAERLGGEFHTLVPDLPGFGRSGKAKNALDVPDLAHAAARFLDERGIDKVTLVGNSMGCPVICEFAYHYPERLERAILVSPAGGVHNQPLGRAVGQLSRDGTREPARMIGVATPDYMRFGVPSTFKMFHALTQYPSLERLLELRIPTLVVLGDRDPLLPAPHRVREIAERTDTHVLVVGIDGAAHAINFSHPGELSHVIRQFMADRPITDDPDSPGHARVYEVHRGVHHPPATPGA; encoded by the coding sequence ATGCACCCGAAGAAGCCGCAGTCGTCGCTCGCCGAGCGCTGGACCACCGTCGACGGCATCGACGTCTTCTACCGGGAGTCGCAGAACCCGCCCGACGCGCCCGTGATGATGCACGTGCACGGCTTCGGCCTCTCGGGGCGCTACCTCCTGCCCACGGCCGAGCGGCTCGGCGGCGAGTTCCACACGCTCGTGCCCGACCTGCCGGGATTCGGTCGCAGCGGGAAGGCGAAGAACGCGCTCGACGTGCCCGACCTCGCCCACGCGGCCGCGCGCTTCCTCGATGAGCGCGGCATCGACAAGGTGACGCTCGTGGGCAACTCGATGGGCTGCCCCGTCATCTGCGAGTTCGCGTACCACTACCCCGAGCGGCTCGAGCGCGCGATCCTCGTCTCCCCCGCGGGCGGCGTGCACAACCAGCCCCTGGGCCGCGCGGTCGGCCAGCTCAGTCGGGACGGCACGCGCGAGCCCGCCAGGATGATCGGCGTGGCGACGCCCGACTACATGCGCTTCGGCGTGCCGAGCACGTTCAAGATGTTCCACGCGCTGACGCAGTACCCGTCGCTCGAGCGGCTGCTCGAGCTGCGCATCCCCACTCTCGTGGTCCTCGGCGACCGGGATCCGCTGCTGCCCGCACCGCACCGGGTCAGGGAGATCGCCGAGCGCACCGACACCCACGTGCTCGTCGTCGGCATCGACGGGGCGGCGCACGCCATCAACTTCAGCCATCCCGGCGAGCTCTCGCACGTCATCCGGCAGTTCATGGCCGACCGCCCCATCACCGACGACCCCGACTCGCCCGGTCACGCCCGCGTCTACGAGGTGCACCGCGGCGTGCACCATCCACCGGCGACGCCCGGGGCCTGA
- a CDS encoding nuclear transport factor 2 family protein has translation MSGRETVEALIATLNAGDVDGMDDVFHEDAVMDWPQSGERIVGGDNRRGVYRAFPKLPTITPRRILGEGDLWVVEAGLDYGDEAEYQAVFIFELRDGKIARETAYWSLPFEAPEWREQWVERI, from the coding sequence ATGAGCGGACGAGAGACGGTCGAGGCGCTGATCGCGACGCTGAACGCCGGAGACGTCGACGGCATGGACGACGTGTTCCACGAGGACGCCGTCATGGACTGGCCGCAGTCGGGCGAGCGCATCGTCGGCGGCGACAACCGGCGAGGTGTCTACCGTGCCTTCCCGAAGCTGCCGACCATCACGCCGCGCCGCATCCTCGGCGAGGGTGACCTCTGGGTCGTCGAGGCGGGCCTCGACTACGGCGACGAGGCCGAGTACCAGGCCGTGTTCATCTTCGAGCTCCGCGACGGCAAGATCGCGAGGGAGACCGCGTACTGGTCGCTCCCGTTCGAGGCGCCCGAGTGGCGCGAGCAGTGGGTCGAGCGCATCTGA